One genomic segment of Drosophila willistoni isolate 14030-0811.24 chromosome 2R unlocalized genomic scaffold, UCI_dwil_1.1 Seg200, whole genome shotgun sequence includes these proteins:
- the LOC26529015 gene encoding class E vacuolar protein-sorting machinery protein hse1, whose protein sequence is MKVQLVAILVLVNYFGLSSAIVEQGIDEWLKEAAEELGETNNLLKHIDTVNGQIKSNLEEQRKALEAVAQIEELLAKQIAFEDAKSEVLLEAFKKISVNGEAYAEITGKELRGLAQLQEGTKQLIVSLERKLEGFQRHVVNSARGIDQSIDQLTRLVTRAILPQLNGLQCSFDSLETSQINIEVELKNLGRIKDVSENTNAKLSILEHQLKDVNNTQTIGLDRLTAAVKHLKPLNSWEIEGALRELIISQKRIELDLESREKRPHHSPEPDYYPEIYEPKGHDSRPQPEVYPQHQSKPQPPKQSHPESYSHHEPHHQTHVKPVDLVQVWSIAEPQNGEVRRVSAYAESPKPKPKSIRPYQPVQKNPVSWREPLPWQTVSPYQSVPAPAPATKQQPENYRSIPHGSRPSPPQKIEHQPNIQHQYWNVAPQEQYRPEAHGYSENHGHLGPHLPKPKQSAPVHPGPTHSSPKQKVCNEKKPQNIPHHPAPRSYLPAPPSSQSYRYQDSAPNHQIPREEESWRVWNGAVPQLDAY, encoded by the exons ATGAAAGTTCAGCTTGTAGCTATCCTTGTATTGGTCAATTACTTTGGTCTCAGCTCCGCCATTGTGGAGCAGGGCATTGACGAATGGTTAAAAGAGGCCGCCGAGGAACTGGGTGAAACCAACAATCTTCTAAAGCACATTGACACTGTTAATGGGCAGATCAAGTCGAATCTCGAAGAGCAGAGGAAGGCTCTGGAGGCAGTCGCACAGATCGAGGAACTACTTGCCAAACAGATTGCCTTTGAGGATGCCAAGTCAGAGGTGCTACTTGAAGCGTTCAAAAAAATCTCGGTGAATGGAGAAGCCTATGCCGAGATCACAGGCAAGGAGTTGAGAGGATTGGCCCAACTTCAAGAAGGAACTAAGCAGTTGATTGTAAGCCTTGAACGAAAACTGGAAGGTTTCCAACGTCATGTGGTGAACAGCGCTCGTGGCATTGACCAAAGCATCGATCAGTTGACCAGACTGGTAACCCGGGCCATTCTCCCCCAGCTGAATGGTCTCCAGTGTTCCTTTGATAGCCTTGAGACTTCTCAGATCAACATTGAAGTAGAACTAAAGAACTTGGGTCGCATCAAGGATGTCAGTGAGAATACGAATGCCAAGTTGAGTATCTTGGAACATCAATTAAAGGATGTAAATAACACTCAGACGATCGGTCTGGACAGACTGACAGCAGCAGTGAAACATCTGAAACCATTAAACTCTTGGGAGATTGAAGGAGCTTTAAGGGAACTGATCATCTCCCAAAAACGGATAGAGCTTGATTTGGAATCCCGCGAGAAGCGTCCACATCATTCACCAGAACCAGATTATTATCCTGAGATCTACGAACCCAAGGGTCACGATTCTCGTCCCCAGCCAGAGGTCTACCCCCAGCATCAATCGAAACCACAACCACCAAAACAATCCCATCCTGAATCCTACAGCCACCACGAACCTCACCATCAGACTCATGTTAAGCCTGTGGATTTAGTTCAGGTTTGGAGCATCGCGGAACCCCAAAATG GTGAAGTGCGTCGTGTTAGTGCTTATGCTGAGTCTCCTAAACCCAAACCGAAATCCATCAGACCATATCAACCCGTGCAGAAAAACCCAGTCTCGTGGCGGGAACCTTTACCCTGGCAAACAGTATCTCCATATCAATCCGTTCCAGCTCCAGCACCAGCAACTAAGCAACAGCCGGAAAACTATCGATCCATACCCCACGGATCTCGTCCTTCTCCTCCACAGAAGATCGAACATCAACCTAATATTCAACATCAATACTGGAATGTCGCTCCCCAGGAACAATACAGGCCTGAAGCTCACGGTTATTCTGAGAACCATGGTCATTTGGGACCTCATCTGCCTAAGCCTAAACAATCTGCTCCCGTGCATCCAGGTCCTACACATTCTTCTCCAAAGCAAAAAGTTTGCAATGAAAAGAAACCTCAAAATATACCGCACCATCCTGCACCCAGATCCTACTTACCTGCACCACCATCATCGCAATCCTATAGATACCAAGATTCTGCACCAAATCACCAAATTCCCCGCGAAGAAGAATCTTGGAGAGTCTGGAATGGAGCTGTCCCGCAATTAGACGCTTATTAA
- the LOC26529695 gene encoding uncharacterized protein LOC26529695, with protein MRIQIVLSILYFSAVLILAEDGKAQKKDREILEILKKGDEELRKLNHKVHDLSNSQKGIEDKIKQQRDQLEGIVRLEEGLIKIQNDTAHSFQLTASGVKNLTANIRSFEAKNDKALQNLGKVELQIKEVIGKVDANQNKYENEIKGVSKSVEKHLDELSKLLKQSVVEKLVSLDRTAKKLESTQKNIEQKALYLDELNELAGRANYKVDQLEQGLQQLNYTQNQRLTGIAVSVHEVEVGVGHLDRKLVELLGSQQIIEKTLKDCAKWKHPNKPSNPENIWTQPQPDYSPSYGFQQDQVSYASAEEAAQLHKLLYGKDEN; from the exons ATGAGGATTCAAATTGTCCTGTCGATTCTGTACTTCTCGGCTGTTCTGATCTTAGCTGAGGATGGTAAGGCGCAGAAGAAAGATCGCGAAATTCTAGAGATCCTTAAGAAGGGCGATGAGGAGCTGAGAAAACTAAACCACAAGGTCCATGATTTAAGCAACTCCCAAAAAGGCATTGAGGACAAAATCAAGCAGCAGCGCGACCAGTTGGAGGGTATCGTCCGTCTCGAGGAGGGTTTGATAAAGATTCAAAACGATACTGCCCACAGTTTCCAACTGACTGCAAGTGGGGTGAAGAACCTCACCGCCAACATACGCTCCTTCGAAGCCAAGAACGACAAGGCTCTACAAAATCTAGGCAAGGTGGAACTCCAGATCAAAGAAGTTATTGGAAAAGTGGATGccaatcaaaacaaatatgaaAACGAAATCAAGGGCGTATCCAAGTCAGTGGAAAAGCATTTGGACGAACTCAGCAAGTTGCTTAAGCAATCTGTTGTAGAGAAATTGGTTTCGCTAGATCGGACAGCGAAGAAACTGGAGTCGACCCAAAAGAATATTGAACAGAAAGCTTTGTATTTGGATGAACTGAACGAACTGGCAGGCAGAGCCAACTACAAGGTAGACCAATTGGAGCAGGGTCTTCAACAACTGAACTACACCCAAAATCAACGGTTGACTGGCATCGCAGTGTCCGTGCATGAGGTTGAAGTGGGTGTGGGACATCTAGACAGGAAACTGGTTGAGTTGCTGGGCAGCCAGCAAATCATTGAAAAGACTCTCAAGGACTGCGCCAAATGGAAACATCCCAACAAACCATCCAATCCTGAAAACATATGGACACAACCCCAACCAGATTATAGTCCATCCTACGG TTTCCAACAGGACCAGGTCAGCTACGCATCTGCTGAAGAAGCTGCCCAACTTCATAAATTGTTGTATGGCAAGGACGAAAACTGA
- the LOC6643535 gene encoding class E vacuolar protein-sorting machinery protein hse1, which produces MKVQLVAILVLVNYFGLSSAIVEQGIEGWLKEAAEELGETNNLLKHIDTVNGQIKSNLDEQRKALEAVAQIEELLAKQIAFEDAKSEVLLEAFKKISVNGEAYAEITGKELRGLAQLQEGTKQLIVSLERKLEGFQRHVVNSARGIDQSIDQLTRLVTRAILPQLNGLRCSFDSLETSQINIEVELKNLGRIKDVSENTNAKLSILEHQLKDVNNTQTIGLDRLTAAVKHLKPLNSWEIEGALRELIISQKRIELDLESREKRPHHSPEPDYYPEIYEPKGHDSRPQPEVYPQHQSKPQPPKQSHPESYSHHEPHHQTHVKPVDLVQVWSIAEPQNGEVRRVSAYAESPKPKPKSIRPYQPVQKNPVSWREPLPWQTVSPYQSVPAPAPATKQQPENYRSIPHGSRPSPPQKIEHQPNIQHQYWNVAPQEQYRPEAHGYSENHGHLGPHLPKPKQSAPVHPGPTHSSPKQKPCNEKKPQNIPHHPAPRSYLPAPPSPQSYRYQDSAPNHQIPREEESWRVWNGAVPQLKAY; this is translated from the exons ATGAAAGTTCAGCTTGTAGCTATCCTTGTATTGGTCAATTACTTTGGTCTCAGCTCCGCCATTGTGGAGCAGGGCATTGAGGGATGGTTAAAAGAGGCCGCCGAGGAACTGGGTGAAACCAACAATCTTCTAAAGCACATTGACACTGTTAATGGGCAGATCAAGTCGAATCTCGATGAGCAGAGAAAGGCTCTGGAGGCAGTCGCACAGATCGAGGAACTACTTGCCAAACAGATTGCCTTTGAGGATGCCAAGTCAGAGGTGCTACTTGAAGCGTTCAAAAAAATCTCGGTGAATGGAGAAGCCTATGCCGAGATCACAGGCAAGGAGTTGAGAGGATTGGCCCAACTTCAAGAAGGAACTAAGCAGTTGATTGTAAGCCTTGAACGAAAACTGGAAGGTTTCCAACGTCATGTGGTGAACAGCGCTCGTGGCATTGACCAAAGCATCGATCAGTTGACCAGACTGGTAACCCGGGCCATTCTCCCCCAGCTGAATGGTCTCCGGTGTTCCTTTGATAGCCTTGAGACTTCTCAGATCAACATTGAAGTAGAACTAAAGAACTTGGGTCGCATCAAGGATGTCAGTGAGAATACGAATGCCAAGTTGAGTATCTTGGAACATCAATTAAAGGATGTAAATAACACTCAGACGATCGGTCTGGACAGACTGACAGCAGCAGTGAAACATCTGAAACCATTAAACTCTTGGGAGATTGAAGGAGCTTTAAGGGAACTGATCATCTCCCAAAAACGGATAGAGCTTGATTTGGAATCCCGCGAGAAGCGTCCACATCATTCACCAGAACCAGATTATTATCCTGAGATCTACGAACCCAAGGGTCACGATTCTCGTCCACAGCCAGAGGTCTACCCCCAGCATCAATCGAAACCACAACCACCAAAACAATCCCATCCTGAATCCTACAGCCACCACGAACCTCACCATCAGACTCATGTTAAGCCTGTGGATTTAGTTCAGGTTTGGAGCATCGCGGAACCCCAAAATG GTGAAGTGCGTCGTGTTAGTGCTTATGCTGAGTCTCCTAAACCCAAACCGAAATCCATCAGACCATATCAACCCGTGCAGAAAAACCCAGTCTCGTGGCGGGAACCTTTACCCTGGCAAACAGTATCTCCATATCAATCCGTTCCAGCTCCAGCACCAGCAACTAAGCAACAGCCGGAAAACTATCGATCCATACCCCACGGATCTCGTCCTTCTCCTCCACAGAAGATCGAACATCAACCTAATATTCAACATCAATACTGGAATGTCGCTCCCCAGGAACAATACAGGCCTGAAGCTCACGGTTATTCTGAGAACCATGGTCATTTGGGACCTCATCTGCCTAAGCCTAAACAATCTGCTCCCGTGCATCCAGGTCCTACACATTCTTCTCCAAAGCAAAAACCTTGCAATGAAAAGAAACCTCAAAATATACCGCACCATCCTGCTCCCAGATCCTACTTACCTGCACCACCATCACCACAATCCTACAGATACCAAGATTCTGCACCAAATCACCAAATTCCCCGCGAAGAAGAATCTTGGAGAGTCTGGAATGGAGCTGTCCCGCAATTAAAGgcttattaa
- the LOC6643537 gene encoding uncharacterized protein LOC6643537: MNESVRFERGQIQLGVLSKSQEGVGGMVASSSSSTEEQPPQGAGHLVFTHDGVLLKKASAEHITELNTSGSLSLVEYKTINTEVPRRRLFLEWQPNDSIMIADDSQDQGDWALVDRISGRTRTISECRVFNTKPSETSNGGGGVGSGQGPGRAKSMRVQLEDLAKVEVRHRGQTIRFLRKSDGGIHSEFFFQHGNADLFVRSMRDQHCIDSSDSGRGGGEEYTILTTETQRLKKTFAELDIGEIKSSQLPRESWLPNKLAGFLGNIPDYVQPPFQRSPKSRPSTLLTGDRQTSPDNYQIIGLSGSTNSACSSNGQSRGESADKSPADSELENLNAQDEKIVNNLPDRQRVQRGLPLSLTQWLEFQTPEGRISDSDRIKELIFRGGITENLRCEVWKYLLNYYHWSDSQVERIERRKQKSMEYYNMKAQWLAMTPIQEANFVGYRDRKCQIEKDVKRTDRSQKFYAGEDNPNIALLQGILMTYVMYNFDLGYVQGMSDLLAPILEIQVNEVDAFWCFVGFMNLVFTNFDMDQAGMKTQFAQLRRLIEFANAPLFGYMRTHDSDNMYFCFRWLLVWYKRELSNEDVLKLWECLWTRLPCPNFHLLFSVAILDQETNTIIDSKYEFTEILKHVNELSGNIDVQRTLEIAEAIYLQLKASETLPNDIRQIIGEPLLPPLDGEGIADDEEQETAYSDDGFDELVRELTPEEKSRQQALLEEACERSLFLQYI, encoded by the exons ATGAACGAATCTGTGCGTTTTGAACGCGGCCAAATACAATTGGGAGTGCTATCAAAGTCCCAAGAAGGCGTAGGAGGCATGGTGgcatcgtcgtcatcgtcaacAGAAGAGCAGCCGCCGCAAGGCGCTGGTCAT CTCGTTTTCACCCACGATGGTGTCCTACTAAAAAAGGCCAGCGCCGAGCATATCACGGAGCTGAATACCAGTGGATCACTTTCTTTGGTGGAATATAAAACAATCAATACAGAAGTGCCACGACGTCGTCTCTTTCTGGAATGGCAGCCAAATGATAGCATCATGATTGCCGACGATAGTCAGGATCAGGGTGATTGGGCACTAGTCGATAGAATATCGGGAAGAACTCGCACCATCTCCGAGTGCCGTGTATTTAATACGAAACCCAGTGAGACAAGCAATGGAGGTGGCGGAGTCGGCAGTGGCCAAGGGCCTGGGCGTGCAAAGAGTATGCGTGTCCAGTTGGAGGATTTGGCTAAAGTCGAGGTGCGCCATCGGGGCCAAACAATACGTTTCTTGCGTAAATCCGATGGCGGCATACACAGTGAATTCTTTTTCCAACATGGCAATGCCGATCTCTTTGTCCGCTCCATGCGAGACCAGCACTGCATTGATAGTTCCGATTCAGGACGCGGCGGTGGAGAGGAATACACCATACTGACCACCGAAACGCAGAGGCTTAAGAAAACCTTCGCCGAACTGGACATTGGTGAGATCAAGTCCAGTCAATTACCCCGTGAGAGCTGGCTACCTAATAAACTGGCCGGCTTCTTGGGCAATATACCAGATTATGTTCAGCCGCCGTTCCAACGTTCACCCAAATCTCGACCCAGCACTTTATTAACCGGTGATCGTCAAACGTCACCTGATAACTACCAGATTATAGGACTGAGTGGCAGTACCAATAGTGCCTGTTCCTCCAATGGCCAAAGTCGGGGCGAGAGTGCTGATAAATCTCCAGCTGACAGCGAGCTAGAGAACCTAAATGCTCAAGATGAGAAAATAGTTAACAATTTACCCGATCGTCAGAGGGTCCAAAGAG GCCTGCCGCTTTCTTTAACCCAATGGCTGGAGTTTCAGACACCAGAAGGTCGCATTTCGGATAGTGATCGAATCAAGGAGCTGATTTTTCGTGGCGGCATCACTGAGAATTTACGTTGTGAGGTTTGGAAATATTTGCTAAACTACTATCACTGGTCGGACAGTCAAGTGGAAAGGATTGAGcgtagaaaacaaaaatcaatggAATACTATAACATGAAAGCCCAATGGCTGGCCATGACTCCCATACAAGAAGCAAATTTTGTTGGCTACAGGGATCGCAAGTGCCAAATCGAAAAGGATGTGAAGCGAACTGATCGTTCACAGAAATTCTATGCCGGCGAGGATAATCCTAATATAGCCCTATTGCAGGGCATTCTTATGACCTATGTGATGTATAACTTTGATTTGGGCTATGTCCAGGGCATGTCCGATTTATTGGCACCAATTCTGGAAATACAAGTTAATGAGGTGGATGCATTTTGGTGTTTTGTAG GCTTCATGAATTTGGTTTTCACCAATTTCGATATGGATCAAGCTGGCATGAAAACACAATTCGCTCAACTTCGGCGACTTATTGAGTTTGCCAATGCTCCACTGTTTGGGTATATGCGTACCCACGATTCGGATAACATGTACTTCTGTTTCCGTTGGCTTCTTGTCTGGTATAAGCGGGAGCTAAGCAACGAGGATGTGCTTAAATTGTGGGAATGCCTATGGACACGCCTGCCTTGCCCAAATTTCCATTTACTCTTCTCGGTTGCAATTTTGGATCAGGAGACAAACACAATTATCGATAGCAAATATGAGTTTACCGAAATATTGAAACATGTCAATGAATTGTCGGGAAACATCGATGTTCAACGCACTTTAGAAATAGCCGAGGCAATCTATTTGCAGCTAAAAGCATCCGAGACTCTGCCCAATGATATACGTCAGATAATTGGAGAACCCTTGCTGCCACCTCTAGATGGTGAGGGTATCGCAGATGATGAGGAACAGGAGACTGCCTATTCTGATGATGGGTTTGATGAGCTGGTGCGTGAACTCACACCAGAGGAGAAATCGAGACAGCAAGCGCTGTTAGAGGAAGCCTGTGAGCGTTCTTTATTCCTGCAATATATCTAA